One region of Flavobacterium sp. KACC 22763 genomic DNA includes:
- a CDS encoding T9SS type A sorting domain-containing protein, whose amino-acid sequence MKTKLLLLLLLASFSINAQTNLVPNGNFETWTSSSQPDNWYRYFSGFVSQSSIVQNGTSSTNMMVASGTFNYINSEYFPVVAGKTYRVTLYHKLAKGTFSSIDFSLQHKPGTFKEEIIKKSDVTFSTTEWRKIEFEYTPTVSENIEVDIWTTGSLNSEILVDNVSMVDINEEQYTKIPDAEFEKFLSYIGVDKDGINGKVVTSKISSIKTLDVSYEALNIKDLTGIEDFAALESLVFRGNTGKISTLNVSKNTKLKNLDVSSNSLTALDLSNNLELENLNFGTNKLTTIDVSKNTKLKTLKFESNQLTSITISNNKELVDFNCYNNKITSLDVTQNPLLTDLNFAYSAITSIDLSKNTLLKNLNCQGSKLTELNISKNTSLELVRAYTNSITTLDVTNQPNLKTLECSENKLTFLDLSKNTLLTGLACSRNELKELNLSNNKELVALDCLSNRITTIDVAQNTKLTRLAVHYNYLTKLDVTKNLLLEQLTIDNNQITEIDLSNNPKLQLLVSRNVPLRNLDLSKNTALTSLYFGESKIESLDLSKNTKLTYASITSNKLLYDLNLKNGNNAALDVSLLKNLSLTCISVDNKANADQKWSTKKDEWANFSEDCRPYTLIPDSKFEDQLIALKIDIDGKNGQVLTASIAQIKALDVSGVGISDLTGIQDFTSLETLNCKDNQLLFLDLSKNASLTSLNASNNKLVSLDLKNGKNTLLNKTTSSFLNNTALKCIQVDDESYANTNWSALKDATVNYNTLCNSFVAIPDSNFENKLIALGIDIDGKNGKVLASSVSSITALDVSASSISNLAGIEGFVALKQLNTSSNNLKTIDLTKNVSITTLNVKSNQLLNLDLSKNIALTEVDCSSNKLFSLNLKNGNNSKMQNITAGNFKSNPNLTCIQVDDKAFSDTNWANAKETTASYSTVCDANNFTMLPDANFETKLIALGIDKDGVNGGVLTSSISSIKELNLTGSSNVQNTPIKDLTGIQDFKALEKLYVGYNYLTVLDLSKNTALTDVNCAGNSLRTIDISKNALLTKFDCGYNDVLAQVDFSKNPELTTVNCQGNRLTSLDFSKNPKFNYLYADSNKLTSVNLTANPNLNYLNCVNNSLESIDLSNNKYINYLFLANNRLKTLDISKVTSVTQFGCDNNLLTTLNVSANTNLSQFTCSENQLTALDLSNNTNLWTLYCPKNKLTSLNLSKNKKLAAVNCSSNNLISLNIKNGNNAAFSQYYESDFYLNFTNNPNLTCIQVDDATVANTKMANKKDATASYNTNCGTALVLPSDNFTVETKGESCQGENNGEISINAKGSYAYVATIGGKTYPFTNNSVKIANLAPGTYTVSITISEENFEQNFNFTIQKAATTTGRSDVSAKTVNVEITEGTAPFTIFVNGEEQFQTTDNNFTVSLDKAGLVEVATAKACEGIFAKKVTSYELGTMLSAYPNPTSSSIEIEIPSSKTEVVIDLYNFSGQLVSHGTYNIESGRALLNLEKLPSGIYAAKINLETPEYIKIIKN is encoded by the coding sequence ATGAAGACAAAACTACTCTTATTGCTGTTACTGGCAAGTTTTTCTATTAATGCACAAACCAATCTAGTTCCAAATGGAAACTTTGAAACTTGGACTTCATCATCACAGCCAGATAATTGGTACCGTTATTTTAGCGGATTTGTTTCTCAAAGTTCAATTGTACAAAATGGCACTTCCAGTACCAATATGATGGTTGCCAGCGGAACATTCAATTACATTAACAGTGAATACTTTCCGGTTGTAGCAGGCAAAACTTACCGAGTAACTTTATACCACAAATTGGCTAAAGGAACTTTTTCTTCTATAGATTTTAGTTTGCAACATAAACCAGGTACTTTTAAGGAAGAAATAATTAAAAAATCGGATGTTACTTTTTCTACTACAGAGTGGAGAAAAATAGAATTTGAATATACTCCAACTGTATCTGAAAATATCGAAGTTGATATCTGGACTACTGGTTCTCTTAATTCTGAAATTTTAGTCGACAATGTTTCTATGGTTGATATTAACGAAGAGCAATATACTAAGATCCCTGATGCAGAGTTTGAAAAATTTTTAAGTTATATAGGAGTTGACAAAGATGGGATAAATGGAAAAGTAGTTACAAGCAAAATCTCATCAATAAAAACTTTGGATGTTTCATACGAAGCACTGAACATCAAAGATTTAACTGGAATTGAAGATTTTGCCGCTCTTGAAAGTTTAGTTTTTAGAGGAAACACGGGTAAAATTTCTACTTTGAATGTTTCTAAAAACACTAAGCTAAAAAACTTAGATGTTAGTTCAAATTCATTAACAGCTTTAGACCTTTCTAATAATCTTGAACTGGAAAATCTAAATTTTGGAACCAATAAATTAACCACAATAGATGTTTCTAAAAACACTAAACTAAAAACGCTCAAATTTGAGTCTAATCAATTAACTTCTATTACTATTTCAAACAACAAAGAGCTTGTTGATTTTAATTGTTATAACAACAAAATTACTAGTCTAGATGTAACTCAAAATCCGCTTCTTACAGATTTAAACTTTGCATATAGTGCAATTACATCAATAGATTTATCTAAAAATACACTTTTAAAGAATTTAAACTGTCAGGGGTCTAAACTGACAGAATTAAATATCTCTAAAAATACTTCATTAGAACTTGTTAGAGCATACACTAATAGTATAACGACTTTAGACGTTACTAATCAGCCAAATTTAAAGACGCTTGAATGTAGTGAAAACAAATTAACCTTTTTAGATTTATCAAAAAATACTTTACTAACTGGGCTAGCCTGTTCTAGAAATGAGCTAAAAGAGCTAAATCTTTCTAATAACAAGGAACTTGTTGCTTTAGATTGTCTTTCAAATAGAATTACAACTATAGATGTAGCTCAAAACACAAAATTAACCAGATTGGCTGTTCATTATAATTATTTAACCAAACTGGATGTAACTAAAAATTTATTGCTTGAACAGTTAACGATTGATAATAATCAAATAACAGAAATTGATCTTAGCAATAACCCAAAGCTTCAGTTATTAGTTTCTAGAAATGTTCCATTAAGAAATCTTGATCTTTCTAAAAACACGGCCTTAACTTCTCTATATTTTGGAGAAAGTAAGATTGAAAGCTTAGACTTGTCTAAAAACACAAAACTGACATACGCAAGCATTACATCTAACAAACTGCTTTATGATCTTAATCTTAAAAATGGTAACAATGCTGCTTTGGATGTCTCTTTGCTAAAAAATTTAAGTCTAACTTGTATTTCTGTTGACAATAAAGCTAATGCAGATCAAAAATGGAGCACTAAAAAAGATGAATGGGCCAATTTTTCTGAAGATTGCAGACCATATACACTTATTCCTGATTCAAAATTTGAAGATCAATTAATTGCTTTAAAAATTGATATTGACGGTAAAAATGGTCAAGTATTAACCGCAAGCATTGCTCAGATAAAAGCTCTTGATGTTTCTGGAGTTGGCATTTCTGACTTAACTGGAATTCAAGACTTTACTAGTTTAGAAACATTAAACTGTAAAGACAATCAACTATTATTTCTAGACTTATCTAAAAATGCTTCTCTAACTTCTTTGAATGCTTCAAACAATAAGCTTGTTAGTTTAGATTTGAAAAATGGCAAAAACACTTTGCTTAACAAAACGACTTCTTCATTTCTAAACAATACTGCGTTAAAATGTATTCAAGTAGATGATGAAAGCTATGCCAACACAAATTGGTCAGCTTTAAAAGATGCTACAGTAAACTACAATACACTTTGCAACTCTTTTGTCGCAATTCCTGATTCTAATTTCGAAAATAAGTTAATTGCTTTAGGTATTGATATTGATGGAAAAAATGGAAAAGTATTAGCTTCTAGTGTTTCATCAATTACAGCTTTAGATGTATCTGCAAGTTCTATCTCAAATCTTGCTGGAATCGAAGGATTCGTTGCTTTAAAACAGCTGAACACTTCTTCTAACAACCTAAAAACGATTGATTTGACAAAAAATGTTTCAATCACAACATTAAACGTTAAATCGAATCAATTATTAAATTTAGATCTTTCAAAAAATATTGCATTAACAGAAGTAGATTGTTCTTCAAATAAATTATTCAGCTTAAATCTGAAAAACGGAAACAATTCAAAAATGCAAAACATTACTGCAGGAAACTTTAAAAGCAATCCAAATTTAACTTGTATCCAAGTTGACGACAAAGCTTTTTCTGATACTAATTGGGCAAATGCAAAAGAAACTACCGCTTCTTACTCGACAGTTTGTGATGCAAATAATTTCACAATGTTACCTGATGCTAATTTTGAAACTAAATTAATTGCACTTGGCATTGATAAAGATGGTGTTAACGGAGGTGTTTTAACATCTAGTATTTCTTCTATAAAAGAACTAAATCTTACTGGGTCTTCAAATGTACAAAACACTCCAATAAAAGATTTAACAGGAATACAAGATTTTAAAGCACTAGAAAAACTATATGTTGGATATAATTATTTAACTGTATTAGATCTTTCAAAAAACACCGCTTTGACAGATGTAAATTGTGCAGGGAATAGTCTTCGTACAATTGATATTTCTAAAAATGCTTTATTAACAAAATTCGATTGTGGATACAATGATGTATTGGCTCAAGTTGATTTTTCTAAAAATCCCGAGCTTACAACTGTCAACTGTCAAGGTAATAGATTGACCTCTTTAGATTTTTCTAAAAATCCAAAATTTAATTATTTATATGCTGACAGCAATAAACTTACCAGTGTAAATCTAACGGCAAACCCAAATTTAAATTATCTAAATTGCGTCAACAATTCATTGGAAAGCATAGATTTGTCAAACAACAAGTATATTAATTATCTTTTCCTTGCTAATAACCGATTAAAGACTTTAGATATTTCTAAAGTGACTTCTGTAACACAGTTTGGATGCGACAACAATCTATTGACAACTCTAAATGTGTCTGCAAACACAAACTTATCACAGTTTACATGTAGTGAAAATCAACTAACTGCTTTAGATTTATCTAATAACACCAATTTATGGACATTATATTGTCCTAAGAATAAATTGACGTCTTTAAATCTTTCAAAAAACAAAAAACTTGCAGCAGTAAATTGTAGTTCAAATAATTTAATTTCCTTAAATATTAAGAATGGTAATAATGCGGCTTTCAGCCAATACTATGAAAGTGATTTTTACCTAAACTTTACGAACAATCCAAATTTAACTTGTATTCAGGTTGACGATGCAACTGTTGCTAATACAAAAATGGCAAACAAAAAAGATGCAACAGCTTCTTATAATACTAATTGTGGGACTGCTCTTGTATTACCAAGTGACAACTTTACCGTTGAAACAAAAGGAGAATCTTGCCAAGGTGAAAATAATGGAGAAATTAGCATTAATGCAAAAGGATCTTATGCCTATGTAGCAACTATAGGTGGAAAAACATATCCATTCACCAACAACAGCGTGAAAATAGCAAATTTAGCTCCTGGCACTTATACCGTCTCTATTACCATTTCTGAAGAAAACTTTGAACAAAATTTCAATTTTACAATTCAAAAAGCTGCAACTACGACAGGAAGATCTGATGTAAGCGCTAAAACAGTAAATGTTGAAATTACCGAAGGAACGGCTCCTTTTACAATATTTGTTAATGGTGAAGAACAATTCCAGACAACAGACAACAATTTTACAGTTTCTCTAGATAAAGCTGGTTTAGTTGAAGTTGCAACTGCTAAAGCTTGTGAAGGTATTTTTGCTAAAAAAGTTACTTCTTATGAATTAGGAACGATGCTTTCGGCTTATCCAAACCCTACTTCTAGCAGTATCGAAATCGAAATTCCTAGCTCAAAAACTGAAGTTGTTATTGATTTATACAATTTTAGCGGTCAGTTAGTTTCTCACGGAACTTATAATATTGAAAGCGGAAGAGCGCTTTTAAATCTTGAAAAATTACCTTCAGGAATTTATGCCGCTAAAATCAATTTAGAAACTCCGGAATACATTAAAATTATAAAAAATTAA
- a CDS encoding S8 family peptidase yields MSHIKPLKLSAFALLVLAGCSATVQAQVSTSKAFITAPAAVVKKAPLSENELKRWSHLDLIKDSIPGMSVDRAYAELLQGKKGQKVIVGIVDSGVDIEHEDLQGMIWTNPKEIPGNGIDDDKNGFIDDVHGWNFLGNSVHENLEMTRIVKKGDDGSAQYKAALAQYTEKYEKALKDKQQVDFLLDVHNTIKKELNKTTYKIEDLSAITSTDPKVARSKMIMTQIFTNAGSTFDPEADFGEYKEQVYDQLDYNLNKDYDGRKIVGDNPEDIKNNHYGNNVVFGPDKEKALHGTHVAGIIAQVRGNNLGGDGVAENVEILTVRAVPDGDEYDKDIALGIRYAVDNGAKVINGSFGKSFSPHKQWVYDAIKYAAKKDVLIVHAAGNDGYNIDEAKNINYPNDSEDNVKEFADNLITIGAINKSYGETVVAPFSNFGKINVDVFAPGEEIYATVPNNKYKYLQGTSMASPNAAGVAALIRSYYPKLKAAQVKKILMDSGVALPSMVVLGESENPDEKPKAVSSVESSKTAKMVNAYNALLMAEKMSKK; encoded by the coding sequence ATGAGTCATATAAAACCTCTTAAATTATCTGCTTTTGCATTACTTGTTTTAGCAGGTTGCAGCGCTACAGTTCAAGCGCAGGTTTCAACTTCAAAAGCATTTATTACAGCACCAGCTGCAGTTGTAAAAAAAGCGCCTCTTAGCGAGAATGAATTAAAAAGATGGAGTCATCTGGATTTAATCAAAGATTCTATTCCAGGAATGAGCGTTGACAGAGCTTATGCTGAATTACTGCAAGGTAAAAAAGGGCAGAAAGTAATTGTAGGAATTGTAGATTCTGGTGTTGATATAGAGCATGAAGATCTGCAAGGAATGATCTGGACAAATCCTAAAGAAATTCCAGGAAATGGAATCGACGATGATAAAAACGGATTTATAGATGATGTTCATGGATGGAATTTCTTAGGAAATTCGGTTCATGAAAACCTAGAAATGACCCGTATCGTTAAAAAAGGTGACGATGGTTCTGCTCAATATAAAGCTGCTTTGGCACAATACACAGAGAAATATGAAAAAGCGTTAAAGGACAAACAGCAAGTAGATTTTTTACTTGATGTTCACAATACCATTAAAAAAGAGCTTAATAAAACAACATATAAAATCGAAGACTTAAGCGCTATTACTTCAACAGACCCAAAAGTGGCAAGAAGTAAAATGATTATGACTCAGATTTTTACAAACGCAGGTTCAACTTTTGATCCAGAAGCAGATTTTGGAGAATATAAAGAACAAGTTTACGATCAGTTGGATTACAATTTGAATAAAGATTATGACGGAAGAAAAATTGTAGGCGACAATCCAGAAGACATTAAAAACAATCATTATGGTAACAATGTTGTTTTTGGTCCAGATAAGGAAAAAGCACTTCACGGAACTCACGTTGCTGGAATTATTGCTCAAGTTCGTGGGAATAATTTAGGCGGAGACGGAGTAGCGGAAAACGTTGAAATTTTAACTGTTAGAGCCGTTCCAGATGGAGACGAATATGATAAAGACATTGCTTTGGGAATTCGTTATGCAGTAGACAATGGAGCAAAAGTAATCAACGGAAGTTTTGGAAAAAGTTTTTCTCCTCACAAACAATGGGTTTATGATGCTATTAAATATGCGGCTAAAAAAGACGTTTTAATTGTTCACGCAGCGGGTAACGATGGTTATAATATTGATGAAGCTAAAAACATTAATTATCCAAACGACTCTGAAGACAACGTAAAAGAATTTGCGGATAATTTAATTACAATTGGGGCTATTAATAAATCTTACGGAGAAACTGTAGTGGCGCCATTCTCTAACTTCGGGAAAATAAACGTAGACGTTTTTGCTCCAGGAGAAGAAATCTATGCAACAGTGCCAAATAATAAATACAAATACCTGCAAGGAACATCAATGGCATCTCCAAATGCGGCAGGTGTTGCCGCTTTGATTCGTTCTTACTATCCAAAATTAAAAGCAGCTCAGGTTAAAAAGATTTTAATGGACTCTGGAGTGGCGCTTCCTTCAATGGTTGTTTTGGGTGAAAGTGAAAATCCAGACGAAAAACCAAAAGCGGTTTCTTCTGTAGAATCATCAAAAACTGCTAAGATGGTAAATGCTTACAACGCTTTATTGATGGCTGAAAAGATGTCTAAAAAATAA
- a CDS encoding M1 family metallopeptidase, translating into MRKIILLSFLSLGFNSAFAQSAPYWQQHADYKMEVSMDVKNYQYKGKQELVYTNNSSDTLKKVFYHLFPNAFQPGSEMDARLHFIKDPDGRMVNKVKQADGKEVKQSRIETLKPNEIGYLKIANFKQDGVTAQTRVSGTILEVTLAKPILPNSKTTFTLDFDGQVPVQIRRSGRNNSEGVELSMSQWYPKLAEFDFEGWHADPYIAREFHGVWGNFDVKITIDKDYTIGGSGYLQDKNSIGHGYQDAGVTVTYPKKAKTLTWHFIAPNVHDFTWAADKEYTHDIVKGPNDVDLHFFYKNNEKTTANWKQLEPLMVKVMDYYNQRVGAYPYKQYSFIQGGDGGMEYAMCTLMLGNGTLEGILGTATHELGHSWFQHILASNESKHPWMDEGFTTYIEDSALNELKGDKKEVNPFIGNYKAYYSLVNSGKEQPQTTHGDRYDENRPYSISSYVKGSLFLSQLEYVIGKENVDATLKRYFNDFKFKHPTPNDIKRTAERVSGAELDWYLIDWTQTLNTIDYGIKDVADNAGKTTVSLERIGRMPMPIDLKVDYTDGTSETFYIPLRMMNFIKPNPNPNEKRTVLEDWAWAQQNYSFTIDKNKTSIKKITIDPSGLMADVKQANNVFEVK; encoded by the coding sequence ATGCGAAAAATTATTTTACTTTCTTTCCTAAGCTTAGGTTTTAATTCGGCGTTTGCACAAAGCGCCCCATATTGGCAGCAGCACGCTGACTATAAAATGGAGGTTTCGATGGATGTAAAAAACTATCAGTACAAAGGAAAACAAGAATTGGTTTATACCAACAACTCTTCTGATACTCTAAAAAAAGTATTCTATCATTTGTTTCCAAACGCATTTCAACCAGGAAGCGAAATGGATGCACGTCTTCATTTTATTAAAGATCCAGACGGAAGAATGGTAAACAAAGTAAAACAAGCTGACGGAAAAGAAGTAAAACAAAGCCGTATTGAAACTTTAAAACCTAACGAAATTGGATATTTAAAAATTGCAAATTTCAAACAAGATGGAGTTACTGCTCAAACAAGAGTTTCAGGAACAATCTTAGAGGTGACTTTGGCAAAACCAATCCTTCCAAATTCTAAAACAACTTTTACTTTAGATTTTGACGGACAAGTTCCAGTTCAAATTCGTCGTTCAGGAAGAAACAATTCTGAAGGAGTAGAACTTTCTATGTCACAATGGTATCCAAAATTAGCCGAATTTGATTTTGAAGGATGGCATGCAGATCCTTACATCGCAAGAGAATTTCACGGTGTTTGGGGTAATTTTGATGTAAAAATTACTATCGATAAAGATTACACTATTGGTGGTTCTGGATATTTGCAAGACAAAAATTCTATCGGTCACGGTTACCAAGATGCAGGCGTAACGGTTACCTATCCTAAAAAAGCAAAAACGTTGACATGGCATTTTATTGCGCCAAATGTTCACGATTTTACATGGGCTGCTGATAAAGAATATACGCATGATATTGTAAAAGGACCAAACGATGTTGATTTGCATTTCTTCTACAAAAACAACGAAAAAACGACTGCAAACTGGAAACAGTTAGAGCCTTTAATGGTTAAAGTAATGGATTATTACAACCAAAGAGTAGGAGCTTATCCATACAAACAATATTCATTTATTCAAGGTGGAGACGGTGGAATGGAGTATGCAATGTGTACTTTAATGCTAGGAAACGGAACTCTTGAAGGAATTTTGGGAACAGCTACTCACGAATTAGGACATTCTTGGTTCCAACATATTTTAGCTTCAAACGAATCAAAACACCCTTGGATGGACGAAGGTTTTACAACGTATATCGAAGACAGTGCTTTGAACGAATTAAAAGGAGACAAAAAAGAAGTAAATCCTTTTATAGGAAATTACAAAGCTTACTATAGTTTAGTAAATTCTGGTAAAGAACAGCCACAAACAACTCATGGAGATCGTTATGATGAGAACCGTCCGTACAGTATTTCTTCTTATGTAAAAGGAAGTCTTTTCCTTTCTCAATTAGAATATGTAATCGGAAAAGAGAACGTTGATGCGACTTTAAAAAGATATTTCAACGATTTCAAATTCAAACACCCAACTCCAAACGATATCAAAAGAACAGCTGAAAGAGTTTCTGGAGCGGAGTTAGATTGGTATTTAATAGATTGGACACAAACCTTAAATACGATCGATTACGGAATTAAGGATGTAGCTGACAATGCAGGAAAAACAACTGTTTCTTTAGAAAGAATTGGAAGAATGCCAATGCCAATCGATTTGAAAGTAGATTATACAGACGGAACATCTGAAACATTCTACATTCCGTTAAGAATGATGAATTTCATCAAACCAAACCCAAATCCAAACGAAAAGAGAACAGTTTTAGAAGACTGGGCTTGGGCACAGCAAAACTATAGTTTTACAATTGACAAAAACAAAACGTCAATCAAAAAAATCACGATCGATCCAAGCGGATTAATGGCTGACGTAAAACAAGCAAATAATGTTTTTGAAGTGAAATAA
- a CDS encoding Crp/Fnr family transcriptional regulator: protein MEHYETLIKHIQDRVELSEEEANLFVSNFKIKKIKKRQFIVQPDFVAKYRNYVVEGALRAYVVNDEGQEHTIAFAIEDWWISDYNSYIYQQPATMFVMALEDAVLLQIDFETEAKLKMANPKFETFFRITAERTAAFFQRRIITNLTSSAEERYDKFINQFPLIANRVPQYALASYLGMTTEFLSKIKNNKLKK from the coding sequence ATGGAACATTATGAAACTTTAATAAAACATATACAAGATCGAGTAGAACTTTCTGAGGAAGAAGCCAATCTATTTGTTTCTAATTTTAAAATAAAAAAGATCAAGAAACGACAATTTATAGTGCAGCCAGATTTTGTGGCTAAGTATAGAAATTATGTGGTAGAAGGCGCTTTAAGAGCATATGTTGTAAATGATGAAGGTCAGGAACACACGATTGCCTTTGCTATTGAAGATTGGTGGATTTCTGACTATAATAGCTACATTTATCAGCAGCCGGCCACAATGTTTGTTATGGCTTTAGAAGATGCTGTTTTGCTTCAAATAGATTTCGAAACAGAAGCGAAATTGAAAATGGCGAATCCGAAATTTGAAACTTTTTTTCGAATTACAGCAGAACGTACTGCCGCATTTTTTCAACGAAGAATTATTACAAATCTCACATCTTCGGCAGAAGAGCGTTATGACAAATTTATAAACCAATTTCCTTTAATCGCAAATCGAGTACCTCAATATGCATTGGCGTCTTATTTAGGAATGACAACAGAATTTCTTTCGAAAATAAAAAATAATAAACTGAAAAAATAA
- a CDS encoding SDR family oxidoreductase yields the protein MTANKNTALVVGANGVIGANLIEYLLSTSNWDVIGLSRKGGTNAPNLKYISVDLLDTENSKNQLSELTNITHIFYAAYQDRPSWAELVEPNLNMLKNVVEVIEPIAKDLQHISLMQGYKVYGAHLGPFKTPAKETDAGHMPPEFNIDQQQYLEKKKEGKKWNWSAIRPSVVGGTAIGNPMNLALLIAVYASISKELNVPLRFPGKAGAYDKLMEMTDAGLLAKATVWAATNPECANQAFNINNGDLFRWTELWPKIASYFDIPVAPPLQMELKTVMADKKILWENIQEKHNLEKHDYEKLASWNFGDFVFSWDYDFFADGTKARRLGFYEFIDTEEMFFSLFDQLRQQRIIP from the coding sequence ATGACAGCAAATAAAAACACAGCACTGGTTGTTGGCGCAAATGGTGTTATCGGTGCAAATCTTATAGAATATCTTTTATCAACGAGCAACTGGGATGTTATTGGATTGTCTCGAAAAGGAGGCACAAATGCACCTAATCTGAAATACATTTCAGTTGATTTACTGGATACTGAAAACAGTAAAAATCAGTTATCGGAGCTCACAAATATTACTCATATATTTTATGCCGCTTATCAAGATCGTCCATCATGGGCTGAGCTTGTTGAGCCTAATCTGAACATGCTCAAAAATGTAGTGGAGGTAATTGAGCCAATAGCTAAAGACTTACAGCATATTAGTCTGATGCAAGGATATAAAGTGTATGGAGCTCATTTAGGACCGTTTAAAACTCCAGCCAAAGAAACAGATGCAGGACACATGCCTCCAGAATTTAACATTGACCAACAGCAATATTTAGAAAAAAAGAAAGAAGGAAAAAAGTGGAATTGGAGTGCAATCCGTCCATCGGTTGTTGGTGGTACAGCAATAGGAAACCCAATGAATCTGGCACTTTTGATTGCTGTTTATGCTTCAATTTCTAAAGAATTAAATGTTCCGCTTCGATTTCCAGGAAAAGCAGGGGCGTATGATAAACTTATGGAAATGACAGATGCGGGTCTTTTAGCCAAAGCTACAGTTTGGGCAGCTACAAATCCAGAATGTGCAAATCAGGCTTTTAATATTAATAATGGTGATCTGTTTCGATGGACAGAACTTTGGCCTAAAATTGCTTCTTATTTTGATATTCCTGTTGCGCCGCCACTTCAAATGGAATTAAAAACAGTAATGGCTGACAAAAAGATTTTATGGGAAAATATTCAGGAAAAACACAATTTAGAAAAACACGATTATGAAAAATTAGCCAGTTGGAACTTCGGAGATTTTGTCTTTTCTTGGGACTATGATTTTTTTGCTGATGGAACAAAAGCTAGACGTTTAGGGTTTTACGAGTTTATAGATACAGAAGAAATGTTTTTTAGTCTTTTTGATCAATTGCGTCAGCAAAGAATTATACCATAA
- a CDS encoding L-threonine 3-dehydrogenase, producing MNPKILIIGACGQIGTELTQKLRKLYGTENVIASDIRKLNTDVVNSGPFEVVNALDFNQIEHLVEVHKITDIYLMAALLSATAEKNPAFAWDLNMNSLFHVLNLAKAKKIQKIFWPSSIAVFGPTTPKENTPQYTVMEPSTVYGISKQAGERWCEYYHNIYGVDVRSIRYPGLISWSTPPGGGTTDYAVDIFYKAIADKKYECFLSSETKMPMMYMDDAIDATINIMKAPAEEIKIHSSYNLAAMSFTPTEIATEIKKHIPEFEITYNPDFRQKIADSWPASIDDSSAREDWGWNHKFDLETMTKDMIEHLS from the coding sequence ATGAATCCTAAAATATTGATCATTGGCGCCTGCGGTCAGATTGGAACAGAGCTGACGCAAAAACTGCGTAAATTATACGGAACCGAGAATGTTATCGCTTCTGATATTAGAAAATTAAATACTGATGTTGTGAATTCAGGCCCTTTTGAAGTGGTCAATGCTTTAGATTTTAATCAGATCGAACATTTGGTCGAAGTGCATAAGATTACAGATATCTATCTGATGGCGGCACTTTTATCTGCAACTGCTGAAAAAAATCCAGCTTTTGCTTGGGATTTGAATATGAATTCTCTTTTTCATGTTTTGAATTTAGCGAAAGCTAAAAAGATTCAGAAGATTTTCTGGCCTTCAAGTATCGCTGTTTTTGGACCAACAACTCCAAAAGAAAATACGCCGCAGTATACTGTAATGGAACCTTCAACAGTTTACGGAATCAGTAAACAAGCAGGCGAAAGATGGTGCGAATACTATCATAATATTTATGGTGTTGATGTTCGCAGTATTCGTTATCCTGGCTTAATCAGCTGGTCTACTCCTCCAGGCGGCGGAACTACAGATTATGCAGTTGATATTTTCTACAAAGCTATTGCAGATAAAAAATACGAGTGCTTCTTATCATCTGAAACCAAAATGCCAATGATGTATATGGATGATGCAATTGATGCGACTATTAACATCATGAAAGCTCCGGCTGAAGAAATCAAAATTCATTCTTCATACAATTTGGCTGCGATGAGTTTTACTCCAACAGAAATTGCTACAGAAATCAAAAAACATATTCCTGAATTTGAAATTACTTATAATCCAGATTTCCGCCAAAAAATTGCAGACAGCTGGCCAGCAAGTATTGACGACAGTTCTGCAAGAGAAGACTGGGGATGGAATCATAAATTTGATTTGGAAACTATGACAAAAGATATGATTGAACATTTGAGTTAA